The Catenuloplanes niger genome includes a window with the following:
- a CDS encoding carbohydrate ABC transporter permease — MRTLVSETEIRRHRALYVTVLGTVTIAFTLAFLFPVYWMVTGALKSPVELAQPIPTLIPESFHPSAYADAWNRMDIARYFGNTVFYAFGGWLFILVLDVAVAYALSKLRPILGGLILGGMLASLMLPASALLIPAYLTVTDVPLLGVNLLNTPWALWLPAVANAFNIYVLKRFFDQIPDDLLDAAAIDGAGRLRVLWSVVLPLSRPVLGVVSIFAIIGIWKDFLWPLLVLSEPAAQTLSVALSRLSLTSQVPLNMMLAGLVIASIPMIVIFLIFQRSIIGGLSAGAMKG; from the coding sequence ATGCGCACGCTCGTCTCGGAGACGGAGATCCGCCGGCACCGCGCGCTCTATGTCACGGTGCTCGGCACGGTGACGATCGCGTTCACGCTCGCATTTCTCTTCCCGGTCTACTGGATGGTGACCGGCGCGCTGAAATCGCCGGTCGAGCTGGCCCAGCCGATTCCCACGCTGATTCCGGAGAGCTTCCACCCGTCGGCCTACGCGGACGCGTGGAACCGGATGGACATCGCCCGCTACTTCGGCAACACCGTGTTCTACGCGTTCGGCGGCTGGCTGTTCATCCTGGTCCTGGACGTGGCGGTGGCCTACGCGCTGTCCAAGCTGCGGCCGATCCTCGGTGGGCTGATCCTCGGCGGCATGCTGGCCAGCCTGATGCTGCCCGCGTCCGCGCTGCTCATCCCGGCCTACCTGACCGTCACGGACGTGCCGCTGCTCGGCGTGAACCTGCTGAACACGCCGTGGGCGCTGTGGCTGCCCGCGGTGGCGAACGCGTTCAACATCTACGTGCTGAAGCGGTTCTTCGACCAGATCCCGGACGATCTGCTGGACGCGGCCGCGATCGACGGCGCGGGCCGGCTACGGGTGCTGTGGTCGGTGGTGCTGCCGCTGTCCCGGCCGGTGCTCGGCGTGGTCTCGATCTTCGCGATCATCGGCATCTGGAAGGACTTCCTCTGGCCGTTGCTGGTGCTGTCGGAGCCGGCCGCGCAGACGCTCAGCGTGGCGCTGTCCCGGCTGTCGCTGACCAGCCAGGTGCCGCTGAACATGATGCTCGCGGGCCTGGTGATCGCCAGCATCCCGATGATCGTCATCTTCCTGATCTTCCAGCGCAGCATCATCGGGGGCCTCTCGGCCGGCGCAATGAAGGGTTGA
- a CDS encoding serine hydrolase domain-containing protein produces the protein MIPLHGQVSPGFEPLRSAFSALLASGAETGAALTVIHDGSVVAELHGGWRDRSLTVPWTPDTLTGVYSVGKPVAALCVLLLVARGRLGLDDPVTRHWPECRTPAVTVRQLLDHTAGLVAFPPGLPATAFADWDLLTSSLATAPPAWEPGTVAGEFALTYGHPLGELVRRVDGRTLGAFLRDEIAVPWDLDLAFGLSPAQIARCADLVPAWPADPLGEPGSWKHRALSSPAGATSASVINGPLWRTTEIPAVNLHSTATALARLYSLLPAILPANLMTELTSASYRGHDVVLNRDVTWTLGMQLEPDGSWGMGGIGGSCAFTDPARDYSFAYVTHHLADFTRVDHLVDTLNTIL, from the coding sequence GTGATCCCGTTGCACGGCCAGGTGTCGCCCGGCTTCGAGCCGCTGCGCAGCGCCTTCTCCGCACTGCTCGCCTCCGGCGCGGAAACCGGCGCCGCGCTGACCGTCATCCACGACGGTTCCGTCGTGGCCGAGCTGCACGGCGGCTGGCGGGACCGTTCCTTGACGGTGCCGTGGACGCCGGACACCCTCACCGGGGTCTACTCGGTCGGCAAGCCGGTGGCCGCGCTGTGCGTGCTGCTGCTGGTCGCGCGCGGCCGGCTCGGCCTGGACGACCCGGTCACCCGGCACTGGCCCGAGTGCCGCACGCCCGCGGTCACCGTCCGCCAACTGCTCGACCACACGGCCGGTCTGGTCGCGTTCCCGCCCGGCCTGCCCGCCACCGCGTTCGCCGACTGGGACCTGCTCACCTCATCGCTGGCGACCGCACCGCCCGCCTGGGAGCCGGGAACGGTGGCCGGCGAGTTCGCGCTCACCTACGGCCACCCGCTCGGCGAACTGGTCCGCCGCGTCGACGGCCGCACGCTCGGCGCCTTCCTGCGGGACGAGATCGCCGTACCGTGGGACCTGGATCTCGCCTTCGGCCTGTCACCGGCCCAGATCGCGCGGTGCGCCGACCTGGTCCCGGCGTGGCCCGCCGACCCGCTGGGCGAGCCCGGCAGCTGGAAGCACCGGGCCCTCTCCTCCCCCGCCGGCGCGACCTCCGCGTCCGTCATCAACGGCCCGCTGTGGCGCACGACGGAGATCCCCGCCGTCAACCTGCACAGCACCGCGACCGCACTGGCCCGCCTCTACTCCCTGCTCCCGGCCATCCTGCCGGCGAACCTGATGACCGAGCTGACGTCCGCCTCCTACCGCGGCCACGACGTGGTCCTGAACCGCGACGTCACCTGGACGCTCGGCATGCAACTGGAACCGGACGGCAGCTGGGGCATGGGCGGCATCGGCGGCAGCTGCGCCTTCACCGACCCGGCACGCGACTACTCCTTCGCCTACGTCACCCACCACCTCGCCGACTTCACCCGCGTCGACCACCTGGTCGACACCCTCAACACGATTCTCTGA
- a CDS encoding dihydrolipoyl dehydrogenase family protein — protein sequence MGQPEQVDVVVVGLGVGGEEAGGRLAAAGLSVVGIESRLVGGECPYYGCIPTKMMIRAGNALVEARRVAQLAGRSTVTADWAPVAKRIREEATDTWNDKVAVDRFTAKGGRFERGTAQIVGPNRVRVGTTEFVAQRGIVVATGTVPVVPPIDGLAGTPFWTNRDAVEVEQLPSSLVILGGGAIGVEFAQVFARFGVQVTLVEGADRVLAAEEPEASEVVATALRADNVQIHTGVRAERVRHDGARFVVGLSDGSEVSAVKLLVALGRRAELGDLGLDEAGVDASGRFIEVDDRLRAGENVWAIGDVTGKGGFTHMAMYQADIVVRDILGQGGPGADYRALPRVTFTDPEVGAVGLTEHQARERGLTVRVGVTDVSASSRGFIHGPGNAGVIKVVEDVDRGVLVGATSAGVTGGEVLSGLAVAVHGEVPVATLRSMIYAYPTFHRAIHEAVKALD from the coding sequence ATGGGTCAGCCGGAGCAGGTCGATGTGGTCGTTGTCGGGCTCGGTGTGGGCGGTGAGGAGGCGGGCGGCCGGCTGGCCGCGGCCGGTCTCAGCGTGGTGGGTATCGAGAGCCGGCTGGTGGGCGGCGAGTGCCCGTACTACGGGTGCATCCCGACGAAGATGATGATCCGGGCGGGCAACGCGCTGGTGGAGGCGCGCCGGGTGGCGCAGCTGGCGGGGCGGTCGACGGTGACGGCGGACTGGGCGCCGGTGGCGAAGCGGATCCGCGAGGAGGCGACCGACACCTGGAACGACAAGGTGGCGGTGGACCGGTTCACCGCTAAGGGCGGTCGGTTCGAGCGCGGCACGGCGCAGATCGTCGGGCCGAACCGGGTGCGGGTCGGCACCACCGAGTTCGTGGCGCAGCGTGGCATCGTGGTCGCGACCGGGACGGTGCCGGTGGTGCCGCCGATCGACGGGCTGGCCGGCACCCCGTTCTGGACGAACCGGGACGCGGTCGAGGTGGAGCAGCTGCCGTCGTCGCTGGTGATCCTGGGTGGCGGTGCGATCGGGGTCGAGTTCGCCCAGGTGTTCGCGCGCTTCGGCGTGCAGGTGACCCTGGTGGAGGGCGCGGACCGGGTGCTGGCCGCCGAGGAGCCGGAGGCCTCGGAGGTGGTGGCGACGGCCCTGCGGGCCGACAACGTCCAGATCCACACGGGGGTACGGGCCGAGCGTGTCCGGCACGACGGGGCGCGTTTCGTGGTGGGCCTGTCCGACGGTTCCGAGGTGTCCGCGGTGAAGTTGCTGGTGGCGCTGGGCCGCCGGGCGGAGCTGGGCGACCTGGGCCTGGACGAGGCGGGCGTGGACGCGTCCGGCCGGTTCATCGAGGTCGACGACCGGCTGCGCGCGGGGGAGAACGTGTGGGCGATCGGCGACGTGACCGGCAAGGGCGGGTTCACGCACATGGCGATGTACCAGGCGGACATCGTGGTGCGGGACATCCTGGGCCAGGGCGGGCCGGGCGCGGACTACCGGGCGCTGCCGCGGGTGACGTTCACGGACCCGGAGGTCGGCGCGGTCGGGTTGACCGAGCACCAGGCGCGGGAGCGGGGGCTGACCGTGCGGGTCGGCGTGACGGACGTGTCCGCGTCGTCGCGCGGCTTCATCCACGGGCCGGGCAACGCCGGCGTGATCAAGGTGGTCGAGGACGTGGACCGGGGTGTGCTGGTCGGTGCGACGTCCGCGGGCGTGACCGGCGGTGAGGTGCTGAGCGGCCTGGCGGTGGCGGTGCACGGTGAGGTGCCGGTCGCGACGCTGCGCAGCATGATCTACGCGTACCCGACGTTCCACCGGGCGATCCACGAGGCCGTCAAAGCGCTTGACTGA
- a CDS encoding ABC transporter substrate-binding protein — translation MRTTLGLLLAVGLGFGTAACGAGDDDTEEGGKVTLVINGLPPATEAATHQRFLDNVAEFERLNPDIDLDPREGKMDPQTFAAKLAGGQLEDVFYVYFTDPANLIAKRQVADISEYLGDFPVTSQIKPEVLRVFQDDKGGTFGLPYKNYSMGLLYNRELFGKAGLDPENPPRTWAEVREAAKRIAALGDGHVGYGDYSKSNTGGWHFTTEIYSLGGEVAVDDGGTWKAAFNGPQGKQVLQQLKDMRWTDNSMGERQLLEWADLLQMMGSGKLGMYVATADNIPTIVNQYKGRYETYGLGPIPGGAGTLGGGEGYMFNAKASPAKIRAGLKWLTFWFTSAERFEAENKWAAENKNPVGLPEPAIFTGAAAQLQETADAKYANVPQQNYAPFKAAMPSIPVKLEPPNAQQIYAVLDVAMQKVLTDRNANVDQLLADAETQVNQILASVG, via the coding sequence ATGCGGACGACTCTCGGGCTCCTGCTGGCCGTCGGACTCGGATTCGGGACCGCCGCGTGCGGTGCCGGCGACGACGACACCGAGGAGGGCGGCAAGGTCACCCTGGTGATCAACGGCCTGCCGCCGGCCACCGAGGCCGCCACCCACCAGCGCTTCCTCGACAACGTGGCCGAGTTCGAGAGGCTCAACCCGGACATCGACCTCGATCCCCGCGAGGGGAAGATGGACCCGCAGACGTTCGCCGCGAAGCTCGCCGGCGGCCAGCTCGAGGACGTCTTCTACGTCTACTTCACCGACCCGGCCAACCTGATCGCCAAGCGGCAGGTGGCGGACATCAGCGAGTACCTGGGCGACTTCCCGGTCACCTCGCAGATCAAGCCGGAGGTGCTGCGCGTCTTCCAGGACGACAAGGGCGGCACGTTCGGCCTGCCGTACAAGAACTACTCGATGGGCCTGCTCTACAACCGCGAGCTGTTCGGCAAGGCCGGGCTCGACCCGGAGAACCCGCCGCGGACCTGGGCCGAGGTGCGCGAGGCGGCGAAGAGGATCGCCGCGCTCGGGGACGGGCACGTGGGCTACGGCGACTACTCGAAGAGCAACACCGGCGGCTGGCACTTCACCACCGAGATCTACTCGCTCGGCGGCGAGGTCGCGGTCGACGACGGCGGCACGTGGAAGGCCGCGTTCAACGGGCCGCAGGGCAAGCAGGTCCTCCAGCAGCTGAAGGACATGCGCTGGACGGACAACTCGATGGGCGAGCGGCAGCTGCTGGAGTGGGCGGACCTGCTGCAGATGATGGGCTCCGGCAAGCTCGGCATGTACGTGGCGACCGCGGACAACATCCCGACGATCGTCAACCAGTACAAGGGCAGGTACGAGACGTACGGGCTCGGCCCGATCCCGGGTGGCGCCGGCACGCTCGGCGGCGGCGAGGGCTACATGTTCAACGCGAAGGCCTCGCCCGCGAAGATCCGGGCCGGGCTGAAGTGGCTGACGTTCTGGTTCACCAGCGCGGAACGGTTCGAGGCGGAGAACAAGTGGGCCGCCGAGAACAAGAACCCGGTCGGGCTGCCCGAGCCGGCGATCTTCACCGGTGCGGCCGCGCAGCTCCAGGAGACCGCGGACGCGAAGTACGCGAACGTGCCGCAGCAGAACTACGCGCCGTTCAAGGCCGCGATGCCGAGCATCCCGGTGAAGCTGGAGCCACCGAACGCGCAGCAGATCTACGCGGTGCTGGACGTGGCGATGCAGAAGGTGCTCACCGACCGCAACGCGAACGTCGACCAGCTCCTCGCGGACGCGGAGACGCAGGTCAACCAGATCCTGGCGTCGGTCGGGTAG
- a CDS encoding DUF488 domain-containing protein — MVLTSPPTRPTGLVGVGYEGRAIDEFVEDLVDRGVAHLVDVRLTPISRKRGFSKTALGNALTAAGIRYDHRRELGNPKANRAGFGGADEELFEARAVYAGLLQDGAAEHTLDELARAATRELVALLCFESDESRCHRHVVLRELARRISAAEASTFPAH, encoded by the coding sequence ATGGTTCTGACTTCCCCACCGACTCGACCGACCGGCCTCGTCGGAGTGGGCTACGAGGGTCGCGCGATCGACGAGTTCGTCGAGGACCTCGTGGATCGAGGGGTGGCGCACCTGGTGGATGTGCGTCTGACGCCGATCTCGCGGAAGCGGGGCTTCAGCAAGACCGCCTTGGGAAATGCGCTGACCGCGGCTGGCATTCGTTACGACCATCGCCGTGAGCTCGGCAATCCCAAGGCGAATCGGGCCGGGTTCGGTGGCGCCGACGAGGAGCTGTTCGAGGCGCGCGCCGTCTACGCCGGCTTGCTGCAGGACGGCGCCGCCGAGCATACGCTCGACGAGCTGGCGCGGGCGGCCACCCGGGAGCTGGTCGCTCTGTTGTGCTTCGAGTCGGACGAGTCCCGCTGCCACCGCCACGTCGTGCTGCGAGAGTTGGCGCGGAGAATCAGCGCCGCCGAGGCCAGTACGTTCCCAGCACACTGA
- a CDS encoding carbohydrate ABC transporter permease: protein MAVLSAAAPGETRTPPEVPKRPRSGRLRRVVGDNLLAYAFMAGGLACFALFSWYPLVRGIVLSFQQDNFVTDPYWVGTENYAALFEDPLFWTAWRNTLVFTGFALVFGYLVPLFLAILLNELRHLKGFFRVAVYLPVMLPPIVVVLLWRYFYDPGNGLFNTVLDAVGLPTSQWTQSPSTALFSLVLVSTWANLGGATLMYLAGLQSIPGELYEAAELDGASVWQRLRHVTIPQLRFLMLVLLLLQVIATVQVFIEPYQLTGTTNPDTITVMVLIYRYAFTVNNDFGLAAAMSVTLFVVLAVFSAVYLRLTRGQES, encoded by the coding sequence ATGGCGGTCCTGTCGGCCGCGGCACCGGGGGAGACGCGGACGCCGCCCGAAGTTCCGAAACGACCGCGAAGCGGGCGGTTGCGCCGGGTCGTCGGCGACAATCTGCTGGCCTACGCGTTCATGGCCGGCGGACTCGCGTGCTTCGCGCTGTTCTCCTGGTACCCCCTGGTCCGCGGCATCGTCCTGAGTTTCCAGCAGGACAACTTCGTTACCGATCCCTACTGGGTCGGCACCGAGAACTACGCCGCGCTGTTCGAGGACCCGCTGTTCTGGACCGCGTGGCGGAACACGCTCGTCTTCACCGGGTTCGCGCTCGTGTTCGGCTACCTGGTGCCGCTGTTCCTGGCGATCCTGCTGAACGAGCTGCGCCACCTGAAAGGCTTCTTCCGGGTCGCGGTCTACCTGCCGGTGATGCTGCCGCCGATCGTGGTCGTGCTGCTCTGGCGCTACTTCTACGACCCGGGGAACGGGCTCTTCAACACCGTGCTCGACGCGGTCGGGCTACCCACGTCGCAGTGGACGCAGTCACCGAGTACGGCACTGTTCTCCCTGGTCCTGGTGTCGACGTGGGCGAACCTGGGCGGCGCCACGCTGATGTATCTCGCGGGCCTGCAGAGCATTCCGGGCGAGCTGTACGAGGCGGCGGAACTGGACGGCGCGTCGGTCTGGCAACGGCTCCGGCACGTCACGATCCCGCAGTTGCGGTTCCTGATGCTGGTGCTCTTGCTGTTGCAGGTCATCGCGACCGTGCAGGTATTCATCGAGCCCTATCAGCTGACCGGCACCACGAATCCGGACACCATCACGGTGATGGTGCTGATCTACCGGTACGCGTTCACGGTGAACAACGACTTCGGCCTGGCCGCCGCGATGAGCGTGACGCTCTTCGTGGTGCTGGCCGTGTTCTCCGCCGTCTATCTGCGGCTCACCCGCGGCCAGGAGTCCTGA
- a CDS encoding HAD family hydrolase: MERLVHPVVGRAYADPARMKPDPAPVLAAMRELNAEPGECVLIGDSISDLTAARRAGVAAIAFANKPGKAERLADAAVVVPGMDRIVAAIEQRYEHRPTPRVS; this comes from the coding sequence TTGGAGCGTCTCGTGCATCCGGTCGTCGGCCGGGCGTACGCCGATCCCGCGCGCATGAAGCCCGACCCGGCCCCGGTTCTCGCCGCGATGCGCGAGCTGAACGCGGAGCCCGGCGAGTGTGTCCTGATCGGCGACTCCATCAGCGACCTGACGGCCGCGCGCCGGGCGGGGGTCGCGGCGATCGCCTTCGCGAACAAGCCCGGCAAGGCGGAACGCCTCGCCGACGCCGCCGTCGTCGTGCCCGGCATGGACCGGATCGTGGCGGCCATCGAACAGCGGTACGAGCACCGGCCGACCCCGAGGGTCAGCTGA
- a CDS encoding LacI family DNA-binding transcriptional regulator, whose product MTRRLTEVAKKAGVSEATVSRVLNGREGVSEATRTAVLTALDVLGYERPTKLRGERARLVGLVLPELQNPIFPALAEAVTGALVQRGFSPVLCARTIGGVSEVEFLDMLLEHQVSGIIFAGGNYAMADASHEHYKKLTDRGLPAVLVNAGVDGLGFPLVSTDDAEAVEQGFAHLVSLGHTRIGALLGPADHVPSRRKLAAAESAIEAHRGRIRLDVERSGFSTEGGRAAAAKLVKRGVTGILCASDVLALGAVRAVRRLGLRVPQDVSVVGFDDSALMNSVDPPLTTVRQPIEAMGQSAVELLVQQIDGVEIPADELLFEPELVVRSSTAPAPRD is encoded by the coding sequence GTGACGAGACGACTGACCGAGGTGGCGAAGAAGGCCGGCGTCAGCGAGGCCACCGTCAGCCGGGTGCTGAACGGGCGGGAGGGCGTGTCCGAGGCGACCCGCACCGCGGTGCTGACCGCGCTGGACGTGCTCGGCTACGAGCGGCCGACGAAGCTGCGCGGCGAGCGCGCCCGGCTGGTCGGCCTGGTCCTGCCGGAGCTGCAGAACCCGATATTCCCGGCGCTGGCCGAGGCGGTGACCGGCGCGCTGGTGCAGCGCGGCTTCTCGCCGGTGCTCTGCGCGCGCACGATCGGTGGCGTCTCCGAGGTCGAGTTCCTGGACATGCTGCTGGAGCACCAGGTCTCCGGCATCATCTTCGCTGGCGGCAACTACGCGATGGCGGACGCGTCGCACGAGCACTACAAGAAGCTGACCGACCGTGGGCTGCCGGCGGTGCTGGTCAACGCGGGGGTGGACGGGCTGGGCTTCCCGCTGGTCTCCACGGACGACGCGGAGGCGGTCGAGCAGGGGTTCGCGCATCTGGTCTCGCTCGGGCACACCCGGATCGGCGCGCTGCTCGGGCCGGCCGACCACGTGCCGTCGCGGCGGAAGCTGGCCGCGGCCGAGTCCGCGATCGAGGCGCACCGGGGCCGGATCCGGCTGGACGTGGAGCGGTCCGGGTTCTCCACCGAGGGCGGGCGGGCCGCCGCGGCGAAGCTGGTCAAGCGGGGTGTCACCGGCATCCTGTGCGCCAGCGACGTGCTGGCGCTGGGCGCGGTCCGGGCGGTGCGCCGGCTGGGGCTGCGGGTGCCGCAGGACGTGTCCGTGGTCGGGTTCGACGACTCCGCGCTGATGAACAGCGTGGATCCGCCGCTGACCACGGTCCGCCAGCCGATCGAGGCGATGGGACAGTCCGCGGTGGAGCTGCTGGTGCAGCAGATCGACGGCGTGGAGATCCCGGCGGACGAGCTGCTCTTCGAGCCGGAGCTGGTGGTACGGAGCTCGACCGCGCCGGCACCCAGGGACTGA
- a CDS encoding VOC family protein, translated as MAYDFQVAIDSADPHAQADWWAETLGWTVEPQDAAFIKSMIDQGFATEAETTTHHGALVWASGAAIRHPSNDRRVLFQTAPESKTGKNRVHLDVRVGDEKREAEVERLTARGATFLWRGQQGPHSWVTMADPEGNEFCVA; from the coding sequence ATGGCTTACGACTTCCAGGTGGCGATCGACAGCGCGGACCCGCACGCCCAGGCGGACTGGTGGGCGGAAACGCTCGGCTGGACCGTCGAGCCGCAGGACGCCGCGTTCATCAAATCCATGATCGATCAGGGGTTCGCGACCGAGGCCGAGACCACCACGCACCACGGCGCGCTGGTCTGGGCCTCGGGCGCGGCCATCCGGCACCCGTCGAACGACCGGCGCGTGCTGTTCCAGACCGCGCCCGAGTCGAAGACCGGGAAGAACCGGGTCCACCTCGACGTGCGCGTCGGCGACGAGAAGCGCGAGGCCGAGGTCGAGCGGCTCACCGCACGCGGCGCCACGTTCCTGTGGCGCGGGCAGCAGGGACCGCACTCCTGGGTCACCATGGCCGACCCGGAGGGCAACGAGTTCTGCGTGGCTTGA
- a CDS encoding glycoside hydrolase family 13 protein: protein MSAWWRDAVIYQVYPRSFADGNGDGIGDLAGVRAHLDHLVDLGVDAIWFSPWYPSPQADAGYDVADYRDIEPIFGTLAEAESLIRAAHSVGLKIIIDIVPNHVSAAHPWFQAALASPDAPERELFWFRPGPERPTDWEGEFGGPAWTRTPDGAWYLHLFDKAQPDLNWNHPRVREEHLDILRFWLDRGVDGFRVDSAALLVKDPALPPVVDGRPHPFHDLDDVHEIYRSWRRLIDSYGGDRTLIGEVWLPDPERFARYLRPDEMHSAFNLEFLCSPWDAGRLREVIDETIRVHEPLGAVATWVLSNHDVTRPVTRYGRAETGFSFAAKREGIPTDLRLGTVRARAAALLSLALPGAAYVYQGEELGLEEVEDIPPALRQDPMWHRSGHRDPGRDGCRVPLPWSGEEPPFGFGTGTPWLPQPRAWKDRTVAVQRADPASMLSLYRAALRLRRTVPAVALTWLDSVPGVLAFRRGAFACVANLSTAPVPFDGDVLLASGPLEDGLLPPDTTVWLAL from the coding sequence GTGAGTGCATGGTGGCGTGACGCGGTGATCTACCAGGTCTACCCGCGGAGCTTCGCGGACGGCAACGGGGACGGGATCGGTGATCTGGCGGGCGTGCGCGCGCACCTGGACCACCTGGTCGACCTGGGGGTGGACGCGATCTGGTTCAGCCCCTGGTACCCGTCGCCGCAGGCGGACGCCGGGTACGACGTGGCCGACTACCGCGACATCGAGCCGATCTTCGGCACGCTGGCGGAGGCGGAGTCGCTGATCCGTGCGGCGCACTCCGTCGGATTGAAGATCATCATCGACATCGTGCCGAACCACGTGTCGGCCGCGCATCCGTGGTTCCAGGCCGCGCTGGCCTCCCCGGACGCGCCGGAGCGGGAGCTGTTCTGGTTCCGGCCGGGGCCCGAGCGCCCGACCGACTGGGAGGGCGAGTTCGGCGGCCCGGCCTGGACGCGGACCCCGGACGGCGCCTGGTACCTGCACCTCTTCGACAAGGCACAGCCGGACCTCAACTGGAACCATCCGCGGGTACGGGAGGAGCACCTCGACATCCTGCGCTTCTGGCTGGACCGCGGGGTGGACGGCTTCCGGGTCGACTCGGCCGCGTTGCTGGTCAAGGACCCGGCGCTGCCACCGGTCGTCGACGGCCGGCCGCATCCCTTCCACGACCTCGACGACGTGCACGAGATCTACCGTTCGTGGCGGCGGCTGATCGACTCGTACGGCGGGGACCGGACGCTGATCGGCGAGGTGTGGCTGCCAGACCCGGAGCGGTTCGCCCGCTACCTGCGGCCGGACGAGATGCACTCCGCGTTCAACCTCGAGTTCCTCTGCAGCCCGTGGGACGCCGGCCGGCTGCGGGAGGTCATCGACGAGACGATCCGCGTGCACGAGCCGCTCGGCGCGGTCGCCACCTGGGTGCTCTCCAACCACGACGTGACCCGGCCGGTGACCCGCTACGGGCGCGCCGAGACCGGGTTCAGCTTCGCGGCCAAGCGCGAGGGCATCCCCACCGACCTGCGCCTCGGCACGGTCCGGGCACGCGCGGCCGCGCTGCTCAGCCTGGCGCTGCCCGGCGCCGCCTACGTCTACCAGGGCGAGGAACTCGGGCTGGAGGAGGTCGAGGACATCCCGCCGGCGCTGCGACAGGACCCGATGTGGCACCGGTCCGGCCATCGCGACCCCGGCCGGGACGGGTGCCGGGTGCCGCTGCCCTGGTCGGGGGAGGAGCCGCCGTTCGGGTTCGGCACCGGGACACCGTGGCTGCCGCAGCCGCGCGCGTGGAAGGACCGGACCGTGGCGGTGCAGCGCGCGGACCCGGCATCGATGCTGTCGCTCTACCGAGCCGCGCTGCGGCTGCGCCGTACCGTTCCTGCGGTCGCTCTCACGTGGCTGGACTCCGTACCCGGGGTGCTGGCCTTCCGTCGCGGAGCGTTCGCCTGCGTGGCGAACCTGTCGACGGCGCCGGTGCCGTTCGACGGGGACGTGCTGCTGGCCAGCGGGCCGCTGGAGGACGGGCTGCTGCCGCCGGACACCACGGTCTGGCTCGCTCTTTAG
- a CDS encoding SGNH/GDSL hydrolase family protein, with protein MKRILSILSVLAAALAVSTPASAAPTPTRTAPVTGEYVALGDSYASGVGAGPYDPASGDCKQSPDSYPRTWARNHPGVAFKDMTCSGAKIDDVRARQLGALSTRTTLVTITVGGNDDGFTSTVENCLTGSDALCKYSTDLGSWYARNTLVDRLAALYSEVRALAPNARVFVMSYPRVIDEGTGSCGAITPNAFKRTQMNNNADHMAEGIRSATERAGVKFVEMRLPFLGHQACSAEPWINGVDATRISEIFHPNRYGYAVVYTFMLQMETDVH; from the coding sequence ATGAAAAGAATCCTGAGCATCCTGTCGGTCCTCGCCGCGGCACTGGCCGTGTCGACGCCGGCGAGCGCCGCGCCGACGCCGACGCGCACCGCGCCGGTCACCGGGGAGTACGTCGCGCTCGGGGACTCCTACGCCTCCGGGGTGGGCGCGGGGCCGTACGACCCGGCGAGCGGGGACTGCAAGCAGAGCCCGGACAGCTACCCGCGGACCTGGGCACGGAACCACCCTGGTGTCGCGTTCAAGGACATGACCTGCAGCGGTGCCAAGATCGACGACGTGCGCGCCCGGCAGCTCGGCGCGCTCAGCACGCGGACCACGCTGGTCACGATCACCGTCGGCGGCAACGACGACGGCTTCACCTCGACCGTCGAGAACTGCCTCACCGGCAGCGACGCGCTCTGCAAGTACTCCACCGACCTGGGTTCCTGGTACGCGCGCAATACGCTGGTCGACCGGCTCGCGGCCCTCTACAGCGAGGTCCGGGCGCTCGCTCCGAATGCCCGGGTCTTCGTGATGAGCTACCCCCGGGTGATCGACGAGGGCACCGGCAGCTGCGGTGCGATCACTCCGAACGCGTTCAAGCGCACGCAGATGAACAACAACGCCGATCACATGGCCGAGGGCATCAGGTCCGCCACGGAGCGGGCGGGCGTGAAGTTCGTCGAGATGCGCCTGCCGTTCCTCGGACACCAGGCCTGCAGCGCCGAGCCGTGGATCAACGGGGTCGACGCAACCCGGATCAGCGAGATCTTCCACCCCAACCGCTACGGGTACGCCGTGGTCTACACGTTCATGCTCCAGATGGAGACGGACGTGCACTGA
- a CDS encoding cell division protein FtsX, with protein MSVVVALLSACSLLPESDPILVENPVLRVYLTHSADDFERDEIEEALRALPGVTEVTFLTSQQTYDQLKEGLKGRPMPEYIDPENMPQVFEVRTTDVDAYTALRDGTARAQAEALPGVDEFVFQCLTEAECLERAAETTEPI; from the coding sequence ATGTCCGTCGTCGTCGCGCTGTTGAGCGCGTGCTCGCTGCTCCCGGAGAGCGATCCGATCCTCGTCGAGAATCCCGTGCTGAGGGTCTACCTGACGCACTCTGCCGACGACTTCGAACGCGACGAGATCGAGGAGGCGTTGCGGGCGCTTCCCGGTGTCACCGAGGTGACGTTCCTCACCAGCCAGCAGACGTACGACCAGCTGAAGGAGGGCCTGAAGGGCCGCCCGATGCCCGAGTACATCGACCCCGAGAACATGCCGCAAGTGTTCGAGGTTCGCACCACCGACGTGGACGCCTACACAGCGCTGCGTGACGGCACGGCCAGGGCGCAGGCGGAGGCGCTTCCGGGCGTGGACGAGTTCGTCTTCCAGTGCCTCACCGAGGCCGAGTGCCTGGAACGCGCCGCCGAAACCACCGAGCCGATCTGA